Proteins encoded by one window of Methanobacterium sp. CWC-01:
- a CDS encoding GMP synthase subunit A: MKILVVNNHGQYNHRIYRSLHYLKIPSQIIPNSTALEKIEEKDPAGIILGGGPSLDRSGNSAQYVTQLDYPILGICLGHQIMAKAYGAEVGAAGIESYAKIEIKILKENDIFKGLGPSMEVWASHKDEVRTLPEEFEVLATSAICDIEAMKHHARPLYGIQFHPEVYHTQKGPRLFENFYEVCKSFKRE; this comes from the coding sequence ATGAAGATATTAGTGGTTAACAATCATGGACAGTACAACCACCGTATTTATCGCAGCTTGCACTACCTTAAGATTCCCTCACAGATCATTCCCAACTCCACCGCACTGGAGAAAATAGAAGAAAAGGACCCGGCTGGTATAATCCTGGGCGGCGGTCCCTCCCTGGATAGGTCCGGTAACTCCGCCCAATACGTGACCCAACTGGACTATCCCATACTGGGGATCTGTCTGGGTCACCAGATCATGGCCAAGGCCTACGGTGCAGAAGTAGGAGCCGCTGGAATTGAAAGCTACGCCAAGATTGAAATCAAGATATTAAAAGAAAATGACATTTTCAAGGGTTTAGGTCCCTCCATGGAGGTATGGGCATCACACAAGGATGAGGTGCGTACATTGCCAGAAGAGTTTGAAGTGCTGGCCACCTCAGCCATATGTGATATTGAAGCCATGAAGCATCATGCAAGGCCATTATATGGTATTCAATTTCATCCGGAAGTTTATCATACCCAGAAGGGGCCCCGGTTATTTGAGAATTTTTATGAAGTTTGTAAAAGTTTTAAAAGAGAATAG